A stretch of Candidatus Kryptoniota bacterium DNA encodes these proteins:
- a CDS encoding dihydrolipoamide acetyltransferase family protein — MQVEVLMPKMGESITEGRIVKWHKKAGDKVERDEILLEISTDKVDTEIPSVAAGIISKILVKEQEVAQVGAVIAYIDAGGSSTRRSEDSVSETPKTERALESAGARKEEVAYTDVSTVSRGTNGDRFYSPLVRSIAQAEGISSDELTAIGGTGSGGRITKHDLMHYIENRASAGNVPSRSQSKKTTGSAPRVNYDTSREQVVPMDNMRQRIMEHMVASRDTSVHVSAVSEVDMTRISGYIAKHSDEFHKKEGFKLTFMPFISFACVKALKDYPLVNSSIDGTNVVTHKYINLGIAVAIETTGLLVPVIKGADEKNILGLARGIYDVALRARTKRLTGDDTIGSTFSITNFGVFGNLIGTPVINQPNIAILGVGAVKKRPVVINDAIAIRETGFLTLSFDHRLVDGALGGRFLERVVNYLENYDTEQVF; from the coding sequence ATGCAAGTTGAAGTCCTTATGCCGAAGATGGGTGAAAGCATCACCGAAGGGCGGATTGTGAAGTGGCACAAGAAAGCGGGCGACAAGGTAGAGCGCGACGAAATCCTTCTTGAAATAAGTACCGACAAAGTCGATACCGAAATTCCGTCGGTCGCGGCCGGCATAATCTCCAAGATCCTTGTAAAGGAACAGGAGGTCGCACAGGTCGGAGCGGTAATTGCCTACATTGACGCGGGCGGGAGTTCCACAAGGCGTTCGGAGGATTCGGTCTCCGAAACACCCAAAACGGAGAGAGCCCTTGAGTCCGCAGGTGCGCGGAAAGAGGAAGTGGCGTATACAGACGTCTCGACAGTTTCGCGAGGGACGAACGGAGACAGGTTCTATTCGCCTCTTGTGAGAAGCATCGCGCAGGCAGAGGGAATTTCATCGGACGAACTAACCGCTATTGGCGGAACCGGTTCCGGCGGCAGAATCACCAAACATGACCTTATGCACTATATAGAGAACAGGGCAAGTGCCGGCAACGTCCCGTCGAGGAGTCAATCTAAAAAGACAACCGGCTCCGCACCACGGGTAAATTATGATACGTCGCGCGAGCAGGTGGTGCCGATGGACAACATGCGCCAACGTATCATGGAGCACATGGTTGCAAGCCGCGACACGTCGGTTCACGTGTCCGCTGTCAGCGAAGTTGACATGACCCGGATTTCCGGCTACATCGCGAAACATTCGGATGAATTTCACAAGAAAGAAGGTTTCAAGCTCACTTTCATGCCGTTCATTTCTTTTGCGTGCGTCAAGGCGCTGAAAGATTATCCACTGGTCAACAGCAGCATCGACGGAACGAATGTGGTAACGCACAAGTACATAAACCTCGGTATTGCGGTCGCGATCGAGACGACAGGACTTCTTGTGCCGGTTATCAAAGGGGCCGATGAAAAGAATATCCTGGGTCTGGCGAGAGGTATCTATGATGTTGCCCTTCGCGCCCGCACGAAGAGACTAACCGGCGACGACACGATCGGCTCGACTTTTTCCATCACGAATTTCGGAGTGTTCGGAAATCTTATCGGGACACCCGTCATTAACCAGCCGAACATAGCGATACTCGGGGTGGGAGCCGTCAAGAAGCGGCCGGTTGTAATCAACGACGCCATCGCAATAAGAGAAACCGGGTTCCTGACGCTGTCATTTGACCACAGGCTCGTAGACGGCGCTCTGGGTGGACGATTCCTCGAACGTGTGGTAAATTATCTCGAGAATTACGATACAGAACAGGTCTTTTAG
- a CDS encoding dehydrogenase E1 component subunit alpha/beta, with translation MPPVKKSAAKQGQISNGHDTITLESGKKILMPEKLIEGYKLMLLARRLDEKELALLKQGKAFFHIGGSGHEAIQVACAMNLKPGYDWAYPYYRGLGFAIGLGFTAEEIMLAQLNRAEDVMTGGRQMPGHYGKNSLNVPTQSSPTGTQFLQAVGTAMGCVRDGKNQVVYVSSGEGATSEGEFSEALNWASREKLPVIFCIEDNHYAISVPEWQQTAGGSVYEIVKGYPNLQRYKVDGTDFIASFAVASEAVARARNGSGPSVIVADVVRLLSHSSSDDDRKYRPKDEIEKDHARDPLLVMENVLIEEKILTHSEIESIQKDVKKKVDEAADWAESRPTPEVSTVFSHVYAPKETYSGWEFEKSIPAGKPVVMVDAVNHALHEEMLRNPRAIIYGEDVEDGKGGVFTATKGLSTKFGRERVFNSQLAEASIIGTAFGLSLRGFKPVVEIQFADYIFPAMMQLRNEVAMMRYRSDNKWSCPMVIRVPVGGYIHGGHYHSQSIESIFAHCPGIYIAYPSTAQDAKGLLKTAIRMADPILFLEHKGLYRQSYAMSPEPDQDYLIPFGKASVRREGKDISVITYGAPVYFALNAAKKLSEKGIEVEVIDLRTIVPLDKEAILQSVRKTNKVLVLSEDTRTSGFAAELTSIIAEEAFEYLDAPIRRITAFDSPVPYSPPLEIAVLPSEAQVMKVLEELAAY, from the coding sequence ATGCCTCCAGTTAAGAAATCCGCTGCAAAACAGGGACAAATTTCGAACGGACACGATACAATAACTCTAGAGTCCGGGAAGAAAATCTTAATGCCGGAGAAGCTCATAGAAGGTTACAAACTGATGCTTCTGGCGCGCCGGCTCGACGAAAAAGAGCTCGCGCTATTAAAGCAGGGAAAAGCGTTCTTCCACATCGGTGGGTCAGGCCACGAAGCGATCCAGGTCGCCTGTGCGATGAATCTCAAACCGGGATACGATTGGGCATACCCGTACTATCGTGGATTGGGTTTCGCGATCGGTCTTGGGTTCACGGCTGAAGAGATAATGCTCGCACAGCTCAACCGCGCGGAGGATGTAATGACCGGCGGCCGCCAGATGCCCGGGCATTACGGAAAAAATTCTCTGAATGTTCCCACACAGTCGAGTCCGACCGGGACTCAATTCCTGCAGGCAGTAGGGACCGCAATGGGTTGTGTTAGAGACGGAAAAAACCAGGTAGTGTACGTCTCATCGGGAGAAGGTGCCACGAGCGAAGGAGAATTTTCTGAAGCGCTGAACTGGGCGTCGCGCGAAAAATTGCCCGTCATTTTTTGCATCGAAGACAACCATTATGCAATAAGCGTTCCCGAATGGCAGCAGACGGCCGGAGGATCAGTATACGAAATTGTTAAAGGTTACCCGAATCTGCAGCGTTACAAGGTTGACGGCACAGATTTCATCGCGAGCTTCGCCGTCGCAAGCGAAGCCGTAGCGCGCGCAAGGAACGGATCCGGACCAAGTGTGATAGTTGCAGATGTCGTCAGGCTCCTTTCACATTCGTCTTCTGACGACGACCGGAAGTACAGGCCTAAGGACGAGATTGAAAAGGATCACGCGCGGGATCCTCTTCTTGTGATGGAAAATGTTCTGATCGAAGAGAAGATCCTGACTCATTCCGAGATCGAATCGATCCAGAAGGATGTGAAGAAGAAAGTCGACGAAGCAGCTGATTGGGCAGAATCTCGCCCGACTCCGGAAGTGTCGACCGTTTTTTCTCATGTTTACGCGCCGAAGGAAACGTACTCCGGGTGGGAGTTCGAGAAGTCCATCCCGGCGGGCAAGCCGGTGGTCATGGTCGATGCGGTGAACCACGCGCTTCACGAGGAGATGCTGCGAAATCCCAGAGCTATCATCTACGGAGAAGACGTAGAAGATGGAAAGGGAGGAGTCTTCACTGCGACGAAAGGACTCTCCACGAAGTTCGGAAGAGAGAGGGTTTTTAATTCGCAGCTCGCGGAGGCAAGCATAATCGGCACCGCGTTCGGATTGTCGCTGCGGGGGTTTAAACCGGTAGTTGAGATCCAGTTTGCCGATTACATCTTTCCCGCCATGATGCAATTGAGAAACGAAGTTGCGATGATGAGATACCGTTCCGACAATAAGTGGTCGTGCCCGATGGTTATACGCGTACCGGTCGGCGGCTACATTCACGGGGGACATTATCACAGCCAGAGCATCGAGAGCATTTTTGCGCATTGTCCGGGAATTTATATCGCCTATCCTTCGACTGCGCAGGACGCGAAAGGTCTACTGAAGACCGCGATACGGATGGCCGACCCGATTCTGTTTCTTGAACACAAAGGATTGTACAGGCAGAGTTACGCGATGAGCCCGGAACCTGATCAAGACTATCTGATCCCGTTCGGTAAAGCCTCCGTCCGCCGCGAAGGGAAAGACATCTCGGTGATAACATACGGCGCGCCGGTTTACTTTGCTCTCAACGCGGCGAAAAAACTTTCCGAAAAAGGAATTGAAGTAGAAGTAATCGACCTCAGGACAATAGTTCCGCTCGACAAGGAAGCAATTCTCCAGAGCGTAAGAAAGACTAACAAGGTTCTGGTCCTCAGCGAAGACACGCGCACAAGCGGATTCGCAGCAGAGCTGACAAGCATAATTGCTGAAGAGGCGTTCGAGTACCTCGACGCGCCGATCAGAAGAATAACCGCATTTGATTCTCCGGTTCCCTACAGCCCGCCTCTCGAAATCGCTGTCCTCCCGAGTGAGGCGCAGGTGATGAAAGTCCTGGAAGAACTGGCGGCTTACTAA
- the lipB gene encoding lipoyl(octanoyl) transferase LipB, with the protein MNKSLLIDLSTSDYSFAWDLQKTLHRERVARNIPDTILFTEHPHTYTIGKSGGEDHLLASDDELKKNNVSVFRIDRGGDITYHGPGQLVCYPIFDLNDHYLDVHRYLRDLEEVVIRTLRVYGIEGHREPDYTGVWVGSEKICAIGVKVSKWVTMHGFAFNVNTDLSYFGRIIPCGIFHKGVTSLSNLIGREVEISDVKRKVAGELAGVFQTEITPVNLDQFMDDFHINMESEHASS; encoded by the coding sequence TTGAATAAATCGCTTTTAATAGACTTAAGCACCAGTGATTATTCCTTTGCATGGGATTTGCAGAAGACTCTTCATCGCGAACGGGTAGCACGAAACATTCCTGACACGATACTTTTCACAGAGCATCCTCACACTTATACCATCGGAAAATCGGGCGGTGAGGACCATCTCCTCGCAAGTGACGACGAGTTGAAAAAAAACAACGTCAGTGTTTTCAGGATCGATCGCGGTGGAGACATCACTTATCATGGTCCGGGACAATTGGTCTGTTATCCGATATTCGATTTGAACGATCACTATCTCGACGTTCACCGTTATCTTCGCGACCTTGAGGAAGTGGTAATCCGAACACTACGCGTATACGGAATAGAAGGTCATCGTGAACCCGACTATACAGGAGTCTGGGTTGGAAGTGAAAAGATTTGCGCGATCGGAGTGAAAGTCAGCAAGTGGGTCACGATGCACGGCTTCGCGTTCAACGTAAATACAGACCTCTCGTACTTCGGGCGAATAATTCCATGCGGGATCTTCCACAAAGGAGTGACCTCACTTTCAAACCTGATCGGAAGAGAAGTTGAAATTTCAGATGTGAAAAGAAAAGTCGCCGGGGAGCTTGCCGGGGTTTTTCAAACAGAAATCACGCCGGTGAACCTGGACCAATTCATGGACGATTTTCATATAAACATGGAGAGTGAACATGCCTCCAGTTAA
- the pdhA gene encoding pyruvate dehydrogenase (acetyl-transferring) E1 component subunit alpha produces the protein MSDYQVETHMEEYLSLGRNKLVEMYHTMLLIRRFEEAAAKMYSMQKIGGFLHLYIGQEAVAVGSVAATREDDYLITAYRDHGHAIARGVDPKRLMAELFGKYTGTSKGKGGSMHFFDVGKNMLGGHAIVGGQIPLGTGIAFKIKYRKEDRICLTYMGDAAMNQGSFHESLNLAALWKLPVVYIVENNLYGMGTAVDRASAVTELYKRGCSYGIEGMVADGMNVFAVYDAVKEAAKKARELSLPTLLEIRTYRYRGHSMSDPDSVYRTKQEVDEEKRRDPIEQMKKFLFDEKIATQNEIDNVDADVKKIVAECLEFAENSPEPPLESMYDDIYV, from the coding sequence ATGAGCGATTACCAGGTTGAAACGCATATGGAAGAGTATTTGAGTTTGGGAAGAAATAAACTCGTCGAGATGTATCACACAATGCTTCTCATCAGGCGATTCGAAGAAGCGGCCGCTAAGATGTACAGCATGCAGAAGATCGGCGGATTCCTCCATCTATACATCGGTCAGGAGGCGGTCGCTGTGGGTTCAGTTGCTGCGACGCGTGAAGACGACTACCTGATCACCGCTTACAGAGACCACGGCCACGCGATCGCACGCGGAGTAGACCCGAAGCGGCTGATGGCGGAACTGTTCGGCAAGTATACCGGCACGAGCAAAGGCAAAGGCGGTTCGATGCATTTCTTCGATGTCGGAAAGAACATGCTTGGAGGTCACGCGATTGTCGGCGGACAAATTCCTCTGGGAACGGGAATCGCTTTCAAGATAAAGTATAGAAAAGAAGACCGCATCTGTCTCACATACATGGGCGATGCAGCCATGAACCAGGGTTCGTTTCACGAGTCGCTCAATTTGGCAGCTCTATGGAAACTCCCGGTGGTTTACATTGTGGAAAATAATCTGTACGGTATGGGAACAGCCGTAGATCGTGCGTCAGCAGTGACGGAACTGTACAAGCGAGGATGCTCGTACGGTATAGAGGGGATGGTTGCCGATGGAATGAACGTCTTCGCGGTTTACGACGCGGTGAAAGAAGCTGCAAAGAAGGCACGAGAATTAAGTCTTCCGACTTTGCTCGAGATTAGAACGTATCGTTACCGCGGGCACTCCATGTCGGATCCCGATTCGGTCTACAGGACCAAGCAGGAAGTCGATGAAGAAAAAAGGCGTGACCCCATCGAACAGATGAAGAAGTTCCTGTTTGATGAGAAGATTGCGACGCAAAACGAAATAGATAACGTCGATGCCGACGTTAAGAAGATTGTAGCGGAATGCCTGGAGTTTGCCGAGAACAGTCCTGAGCCGCCGCTCGAATCGATGTACGACGACATTTATGTTTAA
- the lipA gene encoding lipoyl synthase: MIDISEKVIEEKKPQPRRPDWIRAKLPYGDNYARLLGLMRRKQLHTVCEEARCPNLGECWGRGTATFMILGDVCTRSCGFCAVKTGRPTEFDTDEPRRVAEAVMSMNLRHVVITSVNRDELKDGGASIFAETIRQIRMRDPKCRVEVLIPDFRGDKIAMDLVVDAAPDILNHNVETAPRLYSIVRPQAKYERSLEVLAYFKEKGLVTKSGMMVGIGERAEEVLKVMDDLRKSKVDILTIGQYLQPTKEHLPIDRYVKPEEFEMYKREGLALGFKFVESGPLVRSSYHADEQIVF, from the coding sequence ATGATCGACATCAGCGAAAAAGTGATCGAAGAAAAGAAGCCTCAACCGCGAAGACCGGATTGGATTCGTGCAAAACTGCCGTATGGCGACAATTACGCCCGGCTTCTCGGTTTGATGAGAAGGAAACAACTCCACACAGTTTGTGAAGAAGCCAGGTGCCCTAACCTCGGCGAGTGCTGGGGAAGAGGCACAGCCACATTCATGATACTCGGCGACGTCTGCACGAGAAGCTGCGGTTTCTGCGCGGTCAAAACAGGACGACCGACTGAGTTCGACACCGACGAGCCGCGTCGTGTCGCTGAAGCTGTCATGTCCATGAATCTGCGCCACGTTGTCATTACATCGGTCAACCGCGACGAACTGAAGGATGGAGGTGCCTCCATCTTCGCGGAGACGATCAGGCAGATCAGGATGCGCGACCCCAAGTGCCGGGTAGAAGTTCTCATACCAGATTTCCGCGGCGACAAGATAGCGATGGATCTCGTCGTTGATGCCGCACCCGATATACTCAATCACAATGTCGAAACCGCGCCGCGGCTCTACTCAATTGTCAGGCCTCAGGCAAAATATGAGAGATCGCTCGAAGTTCTTGCTTACTTCAAGGAGAAAGGTCTCGTCACAAAAAGCGGCATGATGGTCGGCATTGGCGAGCGAGCTGAAGAAGTTTTGAAAGTAATGGATGATCTCAGGAAATCCAAGGTTGACATACTCACGATCGGGCAATATCTGCAGCCTACGAAGGAGCATCTCCCGATCGACCGCTACGTCAAGCCTGAAGAATTTGAAATGTATAAGAGAGAAGGACTCGCTTTGGGATTCAAATTCGTCGAGTCGGGACCACTCGTCAGAAGTTCATACCACGCCGACGAACAGATAGTATTTTGA